From Chryseobacterium joostei, the proteins below share one genomic window:
- the ureB gene encoding urease subunit beta: MIPGEIFVKEGTIICNEGRETVKIKVTNTGDRPIQVGSHFHFFEVNKAMSFDREKAFGKRLNIVASTAVRFEPGEEKEVELVEIGGTKKAMGFNNLVDGQVDSEDQKKASLAKVEELNFKNH, from the coding sequence ATGATACCAGGAGAAATTTTTGTAAAAGAAGGTACAATTATCTGCAACGAAGGCAGAGAAACTGTAAAAATAAAAGTAACAAATACAGGAGACCGTCCTATTCAGGTAGGTTCACACTTCCATTTTTTTGAAGTCAATAAAGCCATGAGCTTTGACCGTGAAAAAGCTTTCGGAAAGAGACTGAATATTGTAGCAAGTACTGCAGTTCGTTTCGAACCGGGAGAAGAAAAGGAAGTAGAGCTGGTAGAAATAGGAGGAACCAAAAAAGCAATGGGCTTCAATAATTTAGTTGATGGACAGGTAGATTCTGAAGATCAGAAAAAAGCAAGCCTTGCAAAAGTTGAAGAGTTAAACTTTAAAAATCATTAA
- a CDS encoding urease accessory protein UreF has protein sequence MNINFLSGLLHLADPTLPIGGYTHSNGLETYVQERIVHNLETAKEFVQNMLQYNLKFNDGAFVKLAYKAAENNDLQLLLKLDNECNAIKCPKEIRQASQKLGLRLIKIFKRRDSFPFMEAFEKAVQNKEANSHYCIVFGVYAYLMKIPLYEALLGFYYTSVAGMITNAVKLVPLGQLDGQDILFSLYPVMEKTVWETMELDRDMVGLCNTAFDIRCMQHERLYSRLYMS, from the coding sequence ATGAATATCAATTTTTTATCAGGCCTGCTTCATCTTGCAGATCCAACACTTCCGATTGGGGGCTACACTCACTCCAACGGACTGGAAACCTATGTACAGGAAAGAATTGTACATAATCTGGAAACAGCAAAGGAATTTGTGCAGAACATGCTTCAGTACAATCTCAAATTCAATGACGGAGCTTTTGTAAAACTGGCCTACAAAGCAGCAGAAAACAATGATCTACAATTATTGTTAAAGCTGGATAATGAATGCAATGCCATAAAATGCCCCAAAGAAATTCGCCAAGCCAGCCAAAAACTAGGTTTAAGGTTGATCAAGATATTCAAGAGAAGAGATAGTTTTCCTTTTATGGAGGCCTTTGAAAAAGCAGTTCAAAACAAGGAAGCCAATTCTCATTACTGCATCGTGTTCGGGGTATATGCTTATTTAATGAAAATTCCTTTATATGAAGCATTACTGGGCTTTTATTATACCTCTGTTGCGGGAATGATTACGAATGCAGTGAAGCTGGTGCCTCTGGGACAGCTTGACGGGCAGGATATTCTCTTTTCCCTATATCCTGTAATGGAAAAAACAGTCTGGGAAACCATGGAACTGGACAGGGATATGGTAGGGCTTTGTAATACAGCTTTTGATATCAGATGTATGCAGCATGAAAGGCTTTATTCAAGACTTTATATGTCGTAG
- a CDS encoding urea transporter, whose translation MDEFFKKIPFIDNVLKGIGQIMLQENRWTGLLFLIGIFMGSWQGGVAVLLSTAAGTFTAMKLKYDQSQINAGLYGFSAALVGVALSFVFQTTLLIWVLIVLGGALAAIIQHFFIQKRIPVFTFPFIIITWVCVFALHSFTQIPSSAAISAVTEPVDYDDFLTCTNAFGEVIFQGGVLSGVIFFIAVFISSPAAALYGFLGAILGSYVSHMHGEPIDKIHMGLFGFNAVLSAIVFSGFKKADGIWVFIAVVLTVLIDDYLVDNNTLGAVGGVLTFPFVAGTWITLFIQKLFIKVKG comes from the coding sequence ATGGACGAATTTTTTAAAAAAATACCCTTTATAGACAATGTTTTAAAAGGGATTGGGCAAATTATGCTTCAGGAAAACAGATGGACCGGGCTTTTGTTTCTCATAGGAATTTTTATGGGAAGCTGGCAGGGAGGGGTTGCAGTATTACTTTCAACAGCCGCTGGAACTTTTACAGCTATGAAGCTTAAATATGATCAATCCCAAATTAATGCCGGATTATACGGTTTCAGTGCAGCGCTGGTAGGAGTCGCATTATCTTTTGTATTTCAGACAACCTTGTTGATCTGGGTGCTTATTGTGTTGGGGGGAGCTTTGGCCGCTATTATTCAGCATTTCTTTATTCAAAAGAGAATTCCGGTATTTACTTTTCCTTTTATCATTATTACTTGGGTATGTGTTTTTGCACTACACTCTTTCACACAGATTCCTTCTTCTGCGGCCATTTCTGCGGTTACAGAACCTGTTGATTATGATGATTTCCTTACCTGCACCAATGCCTTTGGTGAAGTTATATTTCAGGGTGGTGTACTTTCGGGAGTTATTTTCTTTATTGCTGTTTTTATCAGTTCACCGGCTGCCGCTTTATATGGTTTTTTAGGAGCTATTTTAGGATCTTATGTATCTCATATGCATGGTGAGCCTATTGATAAAATTCACATGGGACTTTTTGGTTTCAATGCTGTGCTTTCTGCCATCGTTTTTTCAGGATTCAAGAAAGCAGATGGGATTTGGGTTTTCATAGCTGTGGTATTAACGGTACTCATTGATGATTATCTGGTAGACAATAATACCTTGGGTGCAGTAGGCGGAGTACTTACTTTCCCGTTCGTAGCAGGAACATGGATTACACTTTTCATTCAAAAGCTTTTTATAAAGGTAAAAGGGTAG
- a CDS encoding urease accessory protein UreD, protein MDSRLNIIAGFKGGESYVKDLYVSLPFRVVSVGQRKSDKKQYQMIMSSSPGILDGDHYHLDVALEKGASLQLQSQSYQRLFNMKDKALQELNVTMEDETSFAYVPHPIVPHEDSNFKSKANVQIGKNSQIIISEIITCGRKHYGEVFKLKRFQNLMEIYHQNKLVVKDNVVIQPDMIPISSIGNLEQYTHQGTLIFYSTKENVDKNGLIETIVEVAAVHLEEMEVGVSAMEDNGFVVRALGHGGELMYNFFLHIQEILWSLE, encoded by the coding sequence ATGGATAGTCGTTTAAATATTATCGCAGGATTCAAGGGAGGAGAATCATATGTGAAAGATCTTTATGTTTCACTTCCTTTCAGGGTTGTTTCTGTGGGACAACGAAAAAGCGATAAAAAACAGTATCAGATGATCATGAGTTCTTCTCCCGGAATTTTGGATGGAGACCATTATCACCTTGATGTGGCCCTTGAAAAAGGAGCTTCTCTTCAGTTGCAGTCACAATCGTATCAGAGGCTTTTCAATATGAAAGATAAGGCCCTTCAGGAGCTGAATGTTACCATGGAGGATGAAACGTCCTTCGCCTATGTTCCGCATCCCATTGTTCCCCATGAAGATTCCAACTTTAAAAGTAAAGCGAATGTTCAGATCGGGAAAAACAGCCAGATTATCATCAGTGAGATTATTACTTGTGGAAGGAAACACTATGGAGAAGTCTTTAAGTTGAAACGTTTTCAAAACCTTATGGAAATCTACCATCAAAATAAACTGGTAGTGAAAGATAATGTGGTGATTCAGCCTGACATGATTCCCATTAGCAGCATTGGAAATCTGGAACAGTATACCCATCAGGGAACTTTAATATTCTACAGTACAAAGGAGAATGTAGACAAGAATGGGTTGATAGAAACCATTGTGGAGGTAGCAGCAGTACATCTTGAAGAAATGGAGGTAGGGGTTTCTGCCATGGAAGATAATGGTTTTGTAGTAAGAGCTTTGGGGCATGGAGGAGAATTGATGTACAATTTCTTTCTTCATATTCAGGAAATTCTCTGGTCTTTAGAATAA
- the ureG gene encoding urease accessory protein UreG, translated as MENRKYIKVGVAGPVGSGKTALLERLSRKLFGKYDLGVITNDIYTKEDAEFMAKNSLLPHNRIIGVETGGCPHTAIREDASMNLEAVDELAERFPDIELVLIESGGDNLSATFSPDLADVTIFIIDVAEGEKIPRKGGPGITRSDLLIINKIDLAPYVGASLEVMENDARRMRKGNPFVFTNLKTDEGLDKVIGWIKKYALLEEIEEPNLVR; from the coding sequence ATGGAAAATAGAAAATATATAAAAGTAGGGGTAGCAGGACCTGTAGGATCAGGGAAAACTGCATTACTGGAACGTTTAAGCAGAAAATTATTCGGGAAATATGATCTTGGAGTAATTACCAATGATATTTATACTAAGGAAGATGCCGAATTTATGGCTAAAAATAGTCTTCTTCCACACAACAGAATTATCGGAGTAGAAACAGGAGGCTGCCCACACACTGCCATTCGTGAAGATGCAAGTATGAACCTTGAAGCAGTAGATGAGCTGGCTGAACGTTTTCCGGATATTGAATTGGTTCTTATTGAGAGTGGTGGAGATAACCTTTCCGCAACATTCAGCCCGGACCTTGCAGACGTTACCATCTTTATCATTGACGTTGCAGAAGGAGAAAAAATTCCTAGAAAAGGAGGGCCGGGGATTACAAGATCAGACTTATTGATCATTAACAAGATTGACCTTGCCCCTTATGTAGGAGCGAGTCTGGAAGTAATGGAAAATGATGCCAGAAGAATGAGAAAAGGAAATCCATTTGTATTTACCAATCTTAAAACAGATGAAGGGCTGGATAAAGTAATCGGTTGGATAAAAAAATATGCTCTTTTAGAAGAAATTGAAGAACCGAACCTTGTAAGATAA
- the ureC gene encoding urease subunit alpha, which produces MSLNVDRKQYANILGPTAGDKIRLGDTEIIIEIEKDFTHYGDEAVFGGGKTVRDGMGQNVTAKRDEGVLDLCITGAVIIDHWGIVKGDIGIKDGKIVGIGKAGNPDTMDGVSPNMIIGASTEVHGGKGYIVTAGGIDTHIHYICPQQIETSLYSGITTMIGGGTGPNDGTNATTVTPGKFNMQKMLEAAEEYPMNLGFFGKGNCSAEGPIEEQVEAGALGVKIHEDWGATPATIDAALKVADKYDVQVAIHTDTLNEGGFLEDTMRAINGRVIHTFHTEGAGGGHAPDIIKAAMYPNVLPASTNPTRPYTINTIDEHLDMLMVCHHLSKNIPEDVAFADSRIRPETIAAEDILHDMGVFSIMSSDSQAMGRPGEVITRTWQTASKMKEQRGDLAEDKDSGNDNYRAKRYVAKYTINPAIAHGISEYVGSLEEGKLADLVIWKPALFGVKPEMIVKGGFVIAAKMGDPNASIPTPQPIIYRNMFGAHGKAKFGICANFVSQVSIDNGTIASYKLEKMILPVKNCRNISKADLIHNDKTPLIEVNPENYKVTVDGEYITCEPAEKLPLTQLYYLF; this is translated from the coding sequence ATGAGCTTAAACGTAGACAGAAAACAATACGCAAATATATTAGGTCCAACAGCAGGAGACAAAATCAGGCTGGGAGATACTGAAATTATCATAGAAATTGAAAAAGATTTCACCCATTACGGAGACGAAGCCGTTTTCGGAGGTGGAAAAACCGTGCGTGACGGGATGGGACAAAATGTAACAGCAAAAAGAGACGAGGGTGTTCTAGACCTTTGTATTACAGGAGCAGTAATCATTGACCACTGGGGAATTGTAAAAGGTGATATCGGAATTAAAGACGGTAAAATCGTAGGAATCGGAAAAGCAGGTAACCCTGATACGATGGACGGTGTATCTCCTAATATGATTATCGGTGCTTCAACGGAAGTTCATGGAGGAAAAGGATATATCGTAACAGCCGGAGGTATTGATACCCACATTCACTATATCTGTCCACAACAGATTGAAACATCTTTGTATAGTGGAATCACCACAATGATCGGAGGAGGAACAGGTCCCAATGATGGAACTAATGCTACAACGGTTACTCCTGGTAAATTCAATATGCAGAAAATGCTTGAGGCAGCAGAAGAATATCCAATGAATCTTGGTTTCTTCGGGAAAGGAAACTGTTCTGCAGAGGGACCCATTGAAGAGCAAGTAGAAGCAGGTGCTTTAGGGGTGAAGATCCACGAAGACTGGGGAGCAACACCTGCAACGATAGATGCTGCCTTAAAAGTAGCAGATAAATATGACGTTCAGGTGGCCATTCACACAGATACTCTAAACGAAGGAGGTTTCCTGGAAGATACAATGAGAGCAATCAACGGAAGAGTAATCCACACATTCCATACAGAAGGTGCTGGTGGAGGACATGCTCCGGATATCATTAAAGCAGCAATGTATCCCAATGTACTACCGGCTTCTACAAACCCAACACGTCCTTACACAATCAATACCATTGATGAGCATTTGGATATGTTGATGGTATGCCACCACCTGAGCAAGAATATACCTGAAGATGTAGCATTCGCAGATTCACGTATTCGCCCTGAAACGATTGCAGCAGAGGATATTCTTCACGATATGGGAGTGTTCAGTATCATGAGTTCCGATTCTCAGGCAATGGGAAGACCGGGTGAAGTCATCACAAGAACCTGGCAGACGGCCAGTAAAATGAAAGAGCAGAGAGGTGATTTAGCAGAAGATAAAGATAGCGGAAACGATAATTATCGTGCAAAAAGATATGTTGCGAAATATACCATCAACCCTGCCATTGCACACGGTATTTCAGAATATGTAGGATCTCTTGAAGAAGGGAAATTAGCAGATTTAGTGATCTGGAAACCTGCATTATTTGGAGTAAAACCTGAAATGATTGTAAAAGGAGGATTTGTAATTGCTGCTAAAATGGGAGACCCGAATGCATCTATCCCAACGCCACAGCCCATTATCTACAGAAATATGTTTGGTGCCCACGGAAAAGCTAAGTTTGGTATTTGTGCCAACTTTGTTTCGCAGGTTTCTATCGATAACGGAACCATTGCTTCTTACAAATTAGAAAAAATGATTCTTCCGGTAAAAAACTGTAGAAATATTTCCAAGGCAGACCTTATCCATAATGACAAGACTCCTTTAATTGAAGTGAATCCTGAAAACTATAAAGTAACGGTAGATGGTGAATATATCACTTGCGAACCGGCAGAGAAACTTCCTTTAACGCAGTTGTATTACTTGTTCTAA
- the ureE gene encoding urease accessory protein UreE — protein MIINQTIGNLTENPTEKIIDYLDLEWFETTKRIQRKKTRLGTDVAIKFLKEGQRLREGDILFEDTEKVIAINVLETDAIVMKPGSLLEMGTVCYEIGNKHIPLFIQDDKVLLPFEMPIFRWLEASGFKPEKQTVKLLNLLKSNVEPHGHGSLGSTIFTKILKMAAPKDE, from the coding sequence ATGATAATTAATCAAACCATAGGCAACCTAACCGAAAATCCTACAGAAAAAATTATAGATTATCTGGATCTGGAATGGTTTGAAACCACCAAAAGGATCCAACGCAAAAAAACCAGACTGGGAACTGATGTTGCCATTAAGTTTCTTAAAGAGGGACAACGTTTGCGCGAGGGTGATATTCTTTTTGAGGATACAGAAAAAGTAATAGCCATCAATGTTTTGGAGACAGATGCTATTGTAATGAAGCCGGGTTCTTTATTGGAAATGGGAACCGTATGCTATGAAATTGGGAACAAGCATATTCCGCTTTTCATTCAGGATGATAAAGTGCTGCTTCCTTTTGAAATGCCCATCTTCAGATGGCTGGAAGCAAGTGGTTTCAAACCGGAAAAACAAACCGTAAAGCTGTTGAACCTCCTCAAATCCAATGTAGAACCTCATGGACATGGAAGTCTTGGTTCAACAATCTTCACTAAAATCCTAAAAATGGCAGCTCCAAAAGATGAATAA
- a CDS encoding helix-turn-helix domain-containing protein: MEVLSNFQYKKLFLPNIAEKILVNNADIQLYRIENYLKGILMPVIPYRTTFNFIIFVTKGHIKQYLENKEYHAEKGGVIFIKQGTITATVELSDDIEGFFLAYENNILSEQELPKHKSSIFFMTPFLNLDSLTYGTITQLLLIMEQELWLSNLNVNDVVVTMLHLILIKMLSTDSDTHHKSATRPMELSLQFRDLLFKYHVGEKRVAFYADKLSVTESYLNKCVKSVTQKSPKQWINEIDINYSKALLHSSKDIAEIAYELNFHTASHFTQLFKKIAGITPKEYRTQFLKNRVSK, from the coding sequence ATGGAAGTATTATCCAATTTTCAATACAAAAAACTGTTTCTTCCGAATATCGCGGAGAAAATATTAGTCAATAATGCGGATATACAGCTTTATCGGATAGAGAATTATCTTAAAGGGATTCTTATGCCGGTCATTCCGTACCGTACAACCTTTAACTTTATTATTTTCGTTACCAAGGGACATATTAAACAGTATCTGGAAAACAAGGAATACCATGCTGAAAAAGGAGGCGTAATCTTCATTAAACAGGGAACAATAACAGCAACTGTGGAATTATCTGATGATATCGAAGGTTTTTTTCTTGCCTACGAAAATAATATTCTGTCTGAACAGGAACTACCAAAGCACAAAAGCAGTATTTTCTTCATGACGCCTTTCCTTAATCTGGATAGCCTTACGTATGGAACCATCACGCAGCTTCTACTCATTATGGAACAGGAATTATGGCTGAGTAATCTTAATGTTAATGATGTTGTAGTCACCATGCTTCACCTTATTCTGATCAAAATGCTGAGTACAGACTCAGATACCCACCACAAGTCTGCGACCCGCCCTATGGAATTGTCACTTCAGTTCCGGGATCTTTTGTTCAAATATCATGTCGGGGAAAAGCGAGTGGCATTCTATGCTGATAAACTATCCGTAACAGAAAGTTATCTGAATAAATGTGTAAAAAGCGTGACGCAGAAATCACCGAAACAATGGATCAATGAGATTGATATCAATTACAGTAAGGCATTGCTCCATTCCAGTAAAGATATTGCAGAGATTGCCTATGAACTGAATTTTCATACTGCGTCCCATTTTACCCAACTTTTCAAAAAAATTGCAGGCATTACCCCAAAAGAATACAGAACCCAGTTTTTGAAGAACAGGGTTTCTAAGTAA
- the pruA gene encoding L-glutamate gamma-semialdehyde dehydrogenase: MSKAISQVPLAVNEPVNSYVPGSPEVKSLINTYKKMWAEKVEIPMIINGKEVKTDEKVQLQSPQDHAHDFGFYYKGGMQHVDDAINAALAAKEEWNALGWEQRAAIFLKAADLLAGPYRDVINAATMIGQSKNVHQAEIDAACEFIDFLRFNVEFMTEMYSEQPVSDNGIWNRVEYRPLEGFCFAVTPFNFTAISGNLPTCMAMLGNVVVWKPSDKQVYSAKVIMDVLTEAGLPAGVINMIFTDGKETAEKVLAHRDFAGLHFTGSTKVFQGMWKMIGDNIHNYRTYPRIVGETGGKDFVIAHPSANVEAVATALVRGAFEYQGQKCSAASRAYVPKSLWADVKKVMEAQMSTIKVGTPEDTSNFVNAVIDKNSFEKCKGYIDRANASSEATVAIGGTCDDSKGWFVHPTVIETTNSQYESMVEEIFGPILSVFVYEDKDWKETLKVVDSSSPYSLTGSVFSQDRYAINEAYKALENASGNFYINDKPTGAVVGQQPFGGGRASGTNDKAGSKMNLLRWTSVRSVKETFVSPKDYKYPYLG, translated from the coding sequence ATGTCAAAAGCAATTTCGCAAGTACCATTAGCGGTAAATGAGCCGGTAAATTCTTATGTACCGGGATCTCCAGAAGTTAAAAGCCTTATCAATACCTACAAGAAAATGTGGGCTGAAAAGGTTGAAATTCCAATGATCATCAACGGAAAGGAAGTAAAAACTGACGAAAAAGTACAGCTTCAGTCTCCACAGGATCATGCTCATGACTTCGGATTTTATTACAAAGGTGGTATGCAGCATGTGGATGACGCTATCAACGCGGCATTGGCAGCTAAAGAAGAATGGAACGCACTAGGTTGGGAACAACGTGCAGCTATTTTCTTAAAGGCGGCTGATCTATTAGCTGGTCCTTACAGAGATGTTATTAATGCAGCAACGATGATCGGACAGTCTAAAAATGTACACCAGGCTGAAATTGATGCGGCTTGTGAGTTTATCGACTTCTTAAGATTCAACGTAGAGTTCATGACAGAAATGTATTCTGAGCAGCCGGTTTCTGACAACGGAATCTGGAACCGTGTAGAATACAGACCATTGGAAGGATTCTGCTTTGCAGTAACTCCTTTTAACTTTACAGCGATCTCTGGAAACCTTCCTACTTGTATGGCAATGCTAGGAAACGTAGTGGTTTGGAAACCGTCTGACAAGCAGGTGTATTCTGCAAAAGTAATCATGGATGTATTAACTGAAGCGGGTCTTCCTGCAGGGGTAATCAACATGATCTTCACGGATGGAAAAGAAACCGCTGAAAAGGTATTGGCTCACAGAGATTTCGCAGGTCTTCACTTCACAGGTTCTACAAAAGTATTCCAGGGAATGTGGAAAATGATCGGTGATAATATCCATAACTATAGAACATACCCAAGAATTGTTGGAGAAACAGGTGGTAAAGACTTTGTAATTGCTCACCCATCCGCTAACGTAGAAGCTGTAGCTACTGCTTTGGTAAGAGGAGCTTTTGAATACCAAGGACAAAAATGTTCTGCTGCTTCTAGAGCTTATGTTCCTAAGTCTCTTTGGGCTGATGTGAAAAAAGTAATGGAGGCTCAGATGAGCACTATTAAAGTAGGGACTCCGGAAGATACTTCTAACTTCGTGAATGCTGTAATCGACAAAAATTCTTTTGAAAAATGTAAAGGATATATCGACAGAGCGAATGCATCTTCTGAAGCTACTGTAGCTATTGGTGGAACATGTGATGATTCTAAAGGATGGTTTGTACACCCAACTGTAATTGAAACTACAAACTCTCAATATGAAAGTATGGTAGAAGAAATCTTCGGCCCTATCTTATCTGTATTTGTTTATGAAGATAAGGACTGGAAAGAGACTCTTAAGGTAGTTGATTCTTCTTCTCCTTATTCATTGACTGGTTCTGTATTCTCTCAAGACCGTTACGCAATTAATGAAGCTTACAAAGCTTTAGAAAATGCTTCAGGAAACTTCTACATCAATGATAAACCAACTGGTGCTGTAGTAGGACAACAACCTTTCGGTGGTGGTAGAGCTTCAGGAACTAACGATAAGGCTGGTTCTAAGATGAACCTTCTAAGATGGACATCTGTAAGAAGCGTAAAAGAAACTTTCGTTTCTCCAAAAGACTACAAATATCCATATTTAGGATAA
- a CDS encoding TonB-dependent receptor, producing the protein MKITKIAAVFLVMALSGKAMAQEAEKQLLIKDADDKFPIADALVKYDHGNSHTHTGTDGTFAIPVKSLPDTLVISRQGYDEVKWVVTNDEDKNKVIFLQHKPFQISEVAINHSSFLSAITKVDLNKFPVNSAQDLLRKVPGLFIAQHAGGGKAEQLFLRGFDADHGTDVSVNVDGMPVNIVSHAHGQGYSDLHFVIPETVNNIDFGKGAYYMDRGDFNTAGYVDFQTYNGLKNSMIKLEGGSFNSKRVLGMFNILHDDLGRKNAYIAAEYNYTDGPFDVKQNFNRVNIFGKYNQWLTDNDYFNIQFSTFNSSWNASGQIPERAVDEGIIGRWGSIDPTEGGRTSRTNLQMNFKHIISPSEQIDAMAFYSKYNFNLYSDFTFYLKDKDHGDEIQQTDGRNIYGAEVKYTKSFSLPNSSLNWTSGIGLRNDDINTLQLNHVYHRDLLLNRMSDVNGTETNLHAYTGLVWKTGKWTINPALRVDHFIFNMHNLLDAEQLPSGQSKEATRLSPKLNFSYAQNDNVMWFLKTGMGFHSNDLRVVVPNKNENTLPYSIGADFGVRLHPFKSLIITPAVWYMDLQQEFVYVGDDAVVEPSGKSRRFGADLGIRFQPLENFYLNADINYSHGRFIEEEKGQDYIPLAPVVTSTGSVNWDFLNGFSLGLQYRYLGERPAVEDNSIKTKAYFVNDLMLSYNRQKWGANIQVNNLFNVKWNEAQFATETQLKGEAEPITDLTYTPGSPFGVRVGVYYKF; encoded by the coding sequence ATGAAGATAACTAAAATAGCAGCAGTATTTCTGGTAATGGCATTAAGTGGTAAAGCAATGGCTCAGGAAGCAGAAAAACAGCTGTTAATAAAAGATGCAGATGACAAATTTCCCATTGCAGATGCCTTGGTAAAATACGACCACGGAAATAGCCACACCCATACGGGAACAGACGGTACCTTTGCCATTCCTGTTAAATCTCTTCCCGATACGCTGGTGATCAGCCGTCAGGGATATGATGAGGTAAAATGGGTAGTTACCAATGATGAAGATAAAAATAAGGTTATTTTTTTACAGCATAAACCGTTTCAGATTTCAGAAGTAGCCATCAATCACAGTTCATTTCTGTCTGCCATCACCAAAGTTGACCTGAACAAATTTCCAGTCAATTCAGCGCAGGATCTGTTGAGAAAAGTACCGGGGCTATTCATTGCACAGCATGCCGGAGGAGGAAAGGCAGAACAGCTTTTTTTAAGAGGATTTGATGCAGATCATGGTACAGATGTAAGTGTGAATGTAGACGGAATGCCTGTAAATATTGTTTCTCATGCCCATGGACAGGGATATTCTGACCTACATTTTGTGATCCCTGAAACAGTAAATAATATCGATTTTGGAAAAGGAGCTTACTATATGGACCGTGGAGATTTTAACACGGCAGGGTATGTTGATTTTCAAACCTATAATGGATTGAAAAATAGTATGATCAAGCTGGAGGGAGGTTCATTTAATTCCAAAAGGGTATTGGGAATGTTCAATATCCTGCATGATGATCTGGGGAGAAAAAATGCCTATATCGCTGCGGAATACAACTATACGGACGGACCTTTTGATGTAAAGCAGAACTTTAACAGAGTTAATATTTTCGGAAAGTATAACCAATGGCTTACTGATAATGATTATTTCAATATTCAGTTTTCAACATTCAATTCTTCATGGAATGCCTCAGGACAAATCCCTGAACGTGCCGTAGACGAGGGAATTATTGGCAGATGGGGGAGCATAGATCCTACTGAAGGCGGGAGGACTTCCAGAACAAATCTTCAGATGAATTTTAAGCATATCATTTCACCTTCTGAGCAGATAGATGCCATGGCTTTTTATTCAAAATATAACTTCAACCTCTATTCCGATTTTACCTTTTACTTAAAAGATAAAGATCATGGAGATGAAATTCAGCAGACAGACGGAAGAAATATTTACGGTGCAGAAGTGAAGTATACCAAAAGTTTCTCGCTTCCCAACAGCTCACTGAACTGGACCTCCGGAATAGGATTAAGAAATGATGATATCAATACATTACAGCTTAACCACGTCTATCACAGAGATCTATTACTCAACAGGATGTCAGATGTAAACGGAACGGAAACCAATCTTCATGCCTACACAGGGCTTGTTTGGAAAACAGGAAAATGGACAATCAATCCTGCATTGAGAGTAGATCACTTTATTTTCAATATGCATAACCTTTTGGATGCAGAACAATTACCATCCGGACAATCTAAGGAAGCAACAAGGCTAAGTCCTAAACTAAACTTCTCCTATGCACAGAACGATAACGTAATGTGGTTCCTGAAAACAGGAATGGGCTTCCACTCCAATGACCTGAGAGTAGTAGTTCCAAATAAAAATGAAAATACCCTTCCTTATTCCATTGGTGCCGATTTTGGGGTAAGATTACACCCTTTCAAATCGCTTATTATTACTCCTGCCGTTTGGTATATGGATCTGCAGCAGGAATTTGTATATGTAGGAGATGATGCCGTGGTAGAGCCATCCGGAAAATCAAGACGTTTTGGTGCCGATTTGGGAATTCGTTTTCAGCCATTGGAAAACTTTTACCTGAATGCCGATATCAATTACTCCCACGGAAGATTCATCGAAGAAGAAAAAGGTCAGGATTACATTCCATTGGCACCGGTAGTTACCAGTACAGGATCTGTAAACTGGGACTTCCTGAACGGTTTCTCATTAGGACTTCAGTACCGTTACCTTGGAGAAAGGCCGGCTGTGGAAGATAACAGCATCAAGACAAAAGCTTACTTCGTAAATGATCTGATGCTTTCCTACAACCGTCAGAAGTGGGGAGCGAATATTCAGGTTAACAACCTTTTCAATGTAAAATGGAATGAAGCCCAGTTTGCAACAGAAACCCAATTGAAGGGGGAAGCAGAGCCTATCACAGATCTTACTTACACACCGGGAAGCCCGTTTGGGGTGAGAGTAGGAGTGTACTATAAGTTTTAA
- the ureA gene encoding urease subunit gamma produces the protein MHLTPRETEKLMLFLAGELALKRKARGLKLNYPESIALISHFLLEGARDGKRVAELMQEGANLLTKDDVMPGVAEMIHDVQIEATFPDGTKLVTVHNPIR, from the coding sequence ATGCACTTAACACCGAGAGAAACGGAGAAGCTTATGCTATTTCTGGCAGGAGAGCTTGCTCTAAAAAGAAAGGCAAGAGGCCTTAAACTAAATTATCCAGAATCAATAGCATTGATCAGTCATTTTTTGCTTGAAGGCGCAAGAGATGGGAAAAGAGTAGCTGAACTGATGCAGGAAGGAGCCAATCTTCTTACTAAAGATGATGTAATGCCGGGCGTGGCAGAAATGATCCACGATGTTCAGATAGAAGCCACTTTTCCTGATGGAACCAAGCTGGTAACCGTACACAACCCAATCCGCTAA